tttctgagaggcatgaatatcttcttgcgatgcataATTTTCTATGAGGCATGAacatcttctcgcgatgcaaaCTTTCTGTGAGGCTTttttaactcgcgatgcatgaatattaactcgcgacgcatgaatattaactcgcgagGCATGAGCTTTTGCGATGTATGAATATTAActtgcgatgcatgatcttccgtgATTCATGAATACTGACTCGTGATAAGTGATCTTCCGCGAtacatgaatattgactcgcgatgcatgatcttctgcaatgcatgactttctacggggcatgaatatcttcccgcgatgaATAACTTTTTCCGAGGCATGAgtatcttctcgtgatgcataaatttttgcAACGCATGAATAtgttctcgcgatgcataaatattgactcgcgatgcatgattttccacaatgcatgaatattgactcgcaatgcatgatcttccgcgatgcatgaatattgactcgcgatgcatgatctttaGCGATGCATAAATAttgactcgtgatgcatgatcaTCCGAGATGCATGACTTTATGCgtggcatgaatatcttctcacAATACATAACTTTCTGCGAGGCATGATCTTTCACGATGCATGagtattaactcgcgatgcatggatATTGACTCTTGATGTAATCATTGGTACCAAATGAAGGTAGTGCTTCAATTAAGCAACAGTGATCTTCTGGGTGCcttctaaataataatattgtctCAAATGAAAATAACGGTAAAATAACTCTCCAGATAGTGTATCGTCCAGATAGAGAATAAAATAGAATGACCCCTCATGGGTAGTGTATTGTCTTGATTAATAGATGACCCTTCGGGTAATGTATCATCTTaaacaataatatcaataaaactttattttaagtAAACACACTATCAGTTGGTTCCTCTTTGAATCTAGCTGGACGCTTCTTATAGCCTTCATGTTGCTGAGAAACGAAATAACATAACACTCCCAAGCCTTCGATATGtgcaatataaaataattcctGCATCTGCAAAAACATCACAGATTTTGGGGAAGAGCTTTCTACCCCCTTGACTTCCCATATTCGTCAATCGAAGAAATTTAATGAATTCTAAGCAATACCATAAATTTACATTCATAGAAAAATCGTTAGTTTCAAAATGGACTGATATGTGTCGATTCTTTAGTTGTTTACTCCTTTTCATGCTATCTCCAGTTGATCTTCTGATCTCCCAATTCTTGATAGATAAGATAATTTACTTTATGCCAAAACAAAGGAAACATAAAGGGaaaatctttaagaaaaataaattttcgaGAAGTAGTATTTTGAAAAGGGTGACTGTCAAGTGTCATGTCACGTCAGGCTTGGTCTGATTATTTGCTTGGGAGTATTCAAAGTTACTCTAGACTGGCGATATATACATGTtaaaattttgaggccatcctcaaaatttctgtccaaGTTAACTGTCTTGGCTTATCCTTGATTGTTGGTAAGCAAATCATTCGTCGAAGTTGTGAATTTGGAAATATTTTCGGTCTTGACTTGTTGagaaaaaatctttttcttgacaatttttgagtccctctcaaaaattctgtcccagtttctattgtaaagagaaatagaaatcttacgaAAAAGATGACCGAACCCTTGTGGCGCCGACATATCTCGTTGAGGCAGAAATCAGGTgaaacgtagttccccttaaggataacaataataagaaattttttaaaggaaCCGACCGAGGTCGACATAGGTTGCCTATGTATCTCAtccttgagaattcaggtcgaacgtagttcaaatacGAAGAAATGTTAAAAGGGATAAACGAGGTGACCGAGGcagacataggccgcctacgtatctcattcttgagaattcaggtcaggcGTAGTTCATTACAAAGATGGATGAAATTTTAAACAAACCAAATACAAGCAAATAGAACGATTACAGGGAAATAATAGAAATACAAACCGAAGCTTCACATGTAATATCTCTTGAAAACATCTAAATTAATCGGTTTAGGCTATGCGGTGCCATCCATCTCCGACATGATCAAAGAATCTCCAAATAATACTTTGCGAACCATGTAAGGTCCTTGCCAATTTGGTGTGAGTTTTCCTGTGTACTCATCCTGATGAGGGATAATGTGCTTAAGTACTAGATGACCGATTTCAAAAATTATGGCTTTGACTCTCTTGTGGAAAGCACGAATCATTCTTTGTCGATAATGTTGACCATGACAAATGACAATCATTCTCTTTTCAACAATCAACGTTAAGTGATCGACGCGCTTGCTGACCCACTCAGCATTACTCAATCCTGCTTCTTGAATGATCCTTAGGGATGGTATCTCAACTTCAACAGGTATGACTGCTCTGTTCCATATACTAGCAAATATGGAGTGGCTCCAATCGACAATCTGGTAGTCGTTCGATAATACAACAGAGCATATGGCAACATCTCATGCCAACCTCGAtgattgtcaatcattttcctcaagaTCTTCTTGATATTCTAATTGGCGGCCTCTACAACTCCGTTCATTTGAGGACGATAAGTAGTTGAGTTTCGCTGAGTAATCTTAAATTACTCACATATATCTCTCATCAACTGAatgttgagatttgcaccattATCAATAATAATGGATTCTGGCACTCCAAATCTGCATATCAAATTGTTGTTAACAAAATTAGCTACAACTTTTTCCGTCACCGACTTGTACGaagctgcttccacccacttggtgaaatagtCAATGGAAACCAAAAAATTTTTATGTCTATTAGAAGCGGTTGTCTCTATCGGACCGATTACGTCCATACCACAaactacaaatggccaaggcgGACTCATATCATTGAGTTCTTGAGGTGGCAGTTGCATCAAATCActgtgcacttgacatttatgacaTATCCGCACAAACTTGCAATAATCATTCTCCAGAGTCATCGAGAAATAATTGGCTCGCAGGATCTTCCTTGCAAAAGTGAGTCCACTCATATCTGCATTTCAAACTCCAGCATGTATATGTTCAATAAGCTTCGTAGCTTCAACAGCATCTGAGAAGGCCTAAATCTGGGGTCCTCCTATAAAGGTGTTCTCCACTCAAAAAGAAGTTGAGAGCCATACGACGTATCGACTTCTTCTGGTTGAACATAGCATCTTCAGAATAATTTTTGGACTCCAAATACCTTTTTATATCCAAATACCATGTCAAACCGTCTGGTTCCGCTTCGACGTATGAACAATGGACGGAATGTTCTTTCAGATCTAGGTCTAGAAGATTAATGTAATCAGTATCTGGATTCTTAATCATCGAtgcgatggtggcaagagcatcgGCCAAATAATTCTTTATTCTGGGAGTGTGTATGAACACGATCTTGTGGAATCCCTTGCACAACTTTTCTACATGTTGCACGTACGGTGTAATTTTTGGATTCTTCACAGCCAATTCTCCTTGAACCTGATGAACTAATAGATCAGAATCTCCAATAACGAACAGCTCATGGACATTCATGTCAatggccattttcaaaccaagAATACAAGCTTGATATTCAGCCATATTGTTCGTGCAATTAAAACGGAGCTTAGCCGCCATGGGATAGTGCTAAATCGATTATGACACTAAGACCACTTTGATACCTTTCCCTTGGTGATTCGccgctccatcaaagaatagTCTCCACCTAGGATATGATTCaaaatatcttcacccacaaatgatacttcttcatcgtgaaaataagtCTTGAGCGGTTCATAATCTTCATCAACGGGATTTTCTGCTAGATGATCAGCCAAGGCCTGTGCCTTTATCGCCTTCTTAGTCACACACACAATGTCAAATTCACTCAATAGCATTTTCCACTTAGTTAACTTTCCTGTTGGCATCGACTTCTGGAAAATACACTTCAGCGGGTCCATTCTGGAAATGAGATGTGTAGtataagaagacaaataatgtctGAACTTCTAGGCGAGCCAAGTCAAAGCACCACACATTTTCTTTAGAAGAGTATAAATAGATTCATACGGCATGAACTTCTTGCTTATATAATAGATATCCCTTTCCTTCTTTCCTGTCTCGTCGCGTTGACCAAGTACGGATCCGAATGCACTATTTGAGACGGATAAATACAACAACAATGGACTCCCTCCTCATGGAGGAACCAATAACAGTGGATTGGACAAATATTTCTTCATAGCATCGAAAGTAGTTTGACACTCTTCAGTCCACTTTATCGGGGCGTCTTTCTTCAACATcttgaagataggctcacaCACCACGGTTGATTGGGCTGTGAATGGACTAATGTAGTtcaacctccctaagaaactcatcatcTCCTTCTTAGTCTTCGGaggaggtaactcttgaatttccttaatcttggaaggatcgagctcaatacctcttTTACTGACTAGAAATCCCTACAACTTTCCATCTAGCACTCCAGAAGCTATTTAGCGGGATTCAATTTAAAGTTATAACGCTGTAAATGGTTGAAAAACTTCTTCAAATACGTCAAGTTGTCCGAACTCTCGTAGGACTTGATTATGACGTCATCCACATACACCACGATCTCTTTATGAACCATATCATGAAGTATAATTGTCATAACCCTTATATAGGTAGTACCAGCATTTTTAGGCTAAATGGCATCACGATGTAATGATATACACCCTAAGGTATAGTAAAATTAGTCTTTTCTGCATCTTTCTCGTCTATCAGAATCTAATGATGACTtgcgtaacaatccacaaatgaaTGTATTTTATGCTTAGCACAATTATCGATCAAAATATGAATGTTTGACAATGGAAAATTATCCTTTAGGCTAGCTTTGTTGAGATTTCTGTAGTCGACACAAATTCTGATCTTCCCATCTTTTATGGCGACCGGAACAATATTGGCTAACCAAGTCGGGTATTGCATCACTTCCACCAATCGAGACTCAATATGCTTGGTGATCTCTTCTTTGAAGCTTGAATTCCGGGCCTTTTACTTTACCGGACTAAACCCTTATTAATCGGCAATTTATTAGACACAACATTGGTACTCAGCCCTAGCATGTCGTTGACTTCCTAGACGAACACATCAATGTACTCGGTGAGTAAGTGTATTAGATCCTTTCTATGAGATTAATTCAAATGAACAATGATTTTGACCTCTTTGACACATTCTTGGTCTCTCGGATTCACAGTttcagttttctccaaattCGGCTTATGCTGACTTTCAAACTGTAGAAAATCTTCAACAACATATTCTGGTGCCTCATTTCCCTGTTCGTATTCATCATCCTCACCATCACCTTCCTCATTTTTGTTTGTTCATctcgtgacatgacatgacattggcaggtttaaaattaatattacttaAACTATACATAGACAATGTTTGAAAAGTAAAGTATAGAAGattaatatataaacaaatatcCAAATAAAAGAGGCTTTCATTCAAATTAGAAATAATGCAAACTTTTGCTACGACCCAGGTCCATTTTTCCTTCTCAAACATCACAgggaattttaaaattcaagcaattaagaaaatgcaaaatggtgggtctcgggtCTCTTTCGGACCGCCACCGATCTAAATATGCATAAATGATTCCCTTCTACCAAGGATTTCGGGGAATTAAAATCAGCATAAGGTCCAAATCTGCAGCATCTCCCCAGGCTCTGCATCGCAAAATCCAGTCAGCTCGACCTTATCCTTAATGACAACATCAATCACTTCGAAAAGGCCGCAGATTTCTTCCCCAAGGTCGTCATGCCCAGTATACTCCTGGACTGGAAATGATTGATATACATGAGGGATTTTATTTTCCAATTCTTGATCATTCTTTTTCTTCGTATTCATatcatcatctgtggggatgtaccccaaaccatatctATCTCCTTTGATGGGGACCAAAATAGGATCGATAATTCCTTGGAAATTTCTTTCCAATCTGAAACCTGGTTCAAAATCATTTTGCACCATCACTGTGTCTATCATCTGTACACACCAGACATGGGAGTCTGTGGGGCCAAGCTCTCACCGGTGGCATTTACCAGCTCCACCATATAGAAATATGTACCTCACCATACCTATCAATAATTGGCGCCTGTCTGCTGGAGTGACTCCCTTCTCCATGAATAACTAGCTCTTCGTCTTTCCAAACAAGTTTCATCATATGATGTAGAGTAGAAGGCACAAATCCAGTCATATGGATGAAaggccttcccaaaagaaggttaTTGCTCGTGTCGATATCCAAGACAAGAAACTATGCACTGAATTCTTACGGACCCATTTGGATGATCAGATTCACCGCTCCCAACGTATCTCTCAGAACCCCATCAAAGGCTCTCACATAGACTTGGTTTTGTTCCAGCTTTGCCAAGTCAAAACATAACTGCTTTAGTGTCGACAATGGGAAAATGTTCATACTGGATCCATTATCCACCAAGATGTGATTTATGACCTTCTCGCAGCATATGATAGTGATGTGCAACTCCTTGTTGTGTGACCTCCCCTCGAAAGGCAACTCGCCATTGCGAAAGCTAATCCCATGCCCTCGAATAACTTGATTGATCGTAGCGGCCACATTATCACTACTTGTGCTGACGGGCAGATATGTATCATTGAGAGCCTTC
This DNA window, taken from Solanum lycopersicum chromosome 5, SLM_r2.1, encodes the following:
- the LOC101251584 gene encoding uncharacterized protein — encoded protein: MAAKLRFNCTNNMAEYQACILGLKMAIDMNVHELFVIGDSDLLVHQVQGELAVKNPKITPYVQHVEKLCKGFHKIVFIHTPRIKNYLADALATIASMIKNPDTDYINLLDLDLKEHSVHCSYVEAEPDGLTWYLDIKRYLESKNYSEDAMFNQKKSIRRMALNFFLSGEHLYRRTPDLGLLRCC
- the LOC101251288 gene encoding uncharacterized protein yields the protein MSGLTFARKILRANYFSMTLENDYCKFVRICHKCQVHSDLMQLPPQELNDMSPPWPFVVCGMDVIGPIETTASNRHKNFLVSIDYFTKWVEAASYKSVTEKVVANFVNNNLICRFGVPESIIIDNGANLNIQLMRDIYVAICSVVLSNDYQIVDWSHSIFASIWNRAVIPVEVEIPSLRIIQEAGLSNAEWVSKRVDHLTLIVEKRMIVICHGQHYRQRMIRAFHKRVKAIIFEIGHLVLKHIIPHQDEYTGKLTPNWQGPYMVRKVLFGDSLIMSEMDGTA